A portion of the Lathamus discolor isolate bLatDis1 chromosome 5, bLatDis1.hap1, whole genome shotgun sequence genome contains these proteins:
- the RWDD2A gene encoding RWD domain-containing protein 2A, protein MAVAVKECLELQLVEVEMLLSMFPKKGEVNLDEDAVPSVQRYLRSTDGALPPQLEYSVTIDVGEAKVKVELQVLLPRMYPHVAPQLFARSDALHRQQQLELNTHLTSHMSSLDSGELCICEAVQWLKDNSLPYLENSKISSESASEKVAVKETLRRMWIYSHHIYRQELRKKIFDCAKKLNLTGFCLTGKPGVICVEGLREHCEEFWRVIRYPNWKHISCKHVENIETEGSIDDLRLFHAFEDLQFQAHGDYGLRNDYHMDLGQFLEFLKQHQSGHIFQILFDVEGKLSDK, encoded by the exons ATGGCTGTCGCAGTAAAAGagtgcctggagctgcagctggtAGAAGTGGAAATGCTCCTTTCCATGTTTCCCAAAAAAGGGGAAGTAAATCTGGATGAGGACGCTGTGCCCAGCGTGCAGCGCTACCTGAGAAGCACTGATGGCGCTCTGCCCCCACAGCTCGAGTATTCAGTCACTATTGATGTGGGAGAGGCGAAG GTAAAAGTGGAACTGCAGGTACTGCTGCCTCGTATGTACCCTCATGTAGCCCCTCAGCTTTTTGCAAGATCAGATGCACTGCACAGACAGCAACAGCTGGAGCTCAACACTCATCTCACTTCTCACATGAGCTCTTTGGATTCAGGTGAACTGTGTATATGTGAAGCTGTGCAGTGGCTGAAAGacaacagcctgccttacttgGAAAACAGCAAGATCTCTTCTGAAAGTGCTTCAGAAAAAGTGGCAGTTAAAGAAACGTTGCGCCGTATGTGGATCTACAGCCATCATATATATAGGCAGGAACTGAGGAAAAAGATTTTTGACTgtgcaaagaaattaaatctgaCTGGCTTCTGCCTGACAGGGAAACCTGGTGTCATCTGTGTGGAGGGACTCCGAGAACACTGTGAAGAGTTCTGGCGGGTTATTAGGTATCCCAACTGGAAGCACATTTCATGCAAGCATGTGGAGAACATAGAAACAGAGGGAAGCATCGATGATCTTAGGCTCTTTCATGCTTTCGAAGACCTACAGTTTCAGGCACATGGTGATTATGGCCTGAGGAATGACTACCACATGGATCTTGGCCAGTTCCTAGAATTCCTGAAACAGCATCAAAGTGGACACATTTTTCAGATCTTATTTGATGTTGAAGGCAAACTTTCAGACAAGTAA